One segment of Sulfobacillus thermosulfidooxidans DSM 9293 DNA contains the following:
- a CDS encoding YidH family protein, protein MTQDDRRLYYTDPRVLLANERSLLSWMRMALYLMGFAFLLSKAAVIDKVLDPGHQIQLLPMVRSGHVVGGVLSLMATFLEVVALVRYYRNMTRWHRAEDGRGSKAPTFFGSIVLVWIVLLAIYLLS, encoded by the coding sequence TTGACCCAAGATGATCGCAGGTTGTATTACACAGATCCCCGCGTGTTGTTAGCCAATGAACGCAGTTTATTGAGCTGGATGCGCATGGCCTTGTATCTCATGGGATTTGCATTTTTATTGAGTAAAGCTGCTGTTATCGATAAAGTGCTGGACCCTGGCCACCAGATTCAATTGCTCCCTATGGTTCGTTCTGGGCATGTAGTGGGGGGTGTTTTGTCGCTTATGGCTACTTTTCTCGAGGTCGTGGCCTTGGTTCGTTATTACCGCAATATGACCAGGTGGCACCGAGCGGAAGATGGTCGAGGGTCTAAAGCTCCCACATTTTTTGGATCGATTGTCTTGGTCTGGATTGTGTTATTGGCGATCTATCTGCTGTCTTAG